One Rissa tridactyla isolate bRisTri1 chromosome 1, bRisTri1.patW.cur.20221130, whole genome shotgun sequence DNA segment encodes these proteins:
- the HCFC2 gene encoding host cell factor 2 isoform X2 has product MAAAAAGLSWRRVSSFTGPVPRSRHGHRAVAIRELVIIFGGGNEGIADELHVYNTATNQWFLPAVRGDIPPGCAAHGFVCDGTRILVFGGMVEYGRYSNDLYELQASRWLWKKVKPQAPSTGSPPCPRLGHSFSLYGNKCYLFGGLANESEDSNNNVPRYLNDFYELELQHGSGVVGWSIPVTKGVLPSPRESHTAIVYCRKDLGSPKMYIFGGMCGCRLNDLWELDIETMTWSRPETKGTIPLPRSLHTANVIGNKMYVFGGWVPQSAGGEISAHDGEWKCTGSFSYLNLDTTEWIGLISDCQEDKSNLLPGPRAGHCAVAVGTRLYIWSGRDGYRKAWNNQVCCKDLWYLDTEKPPAPSQVQLIRATTNSFQVKWDEVPTVEGYLLQLHADSPVPSVAGIPGTGVPETSVLSSQGGSSLHQSPQSLPSVPYPEMKVDHPSQTNNVIPNNVQVSLSSNSLLKVEGKEKVAAPENKITQETMKNHADATGFKESNAPSLLPVCTSSPQTSANVGELHDLDKRTVNPDASVSSSVSSTQTMVTQQAVKTESSSTNGAVVKDETSLTTFNSKSEAAETAYIMPSTRVNTGQTNDSHSSKTPQRQMAPVKTRDRQWYDVGIFKNNSAVVSQFYLLPEETLSISNKTGSADVPDYRLLKKQDLFPGTVYRFRVAAINGCGVGPFSKISEFKTCIPGFPGAPSTVKITKSVDCIHLSWEPPASPSGNILEYSAYLAIRSTQLQENPSQLVFMRIYCGLKTSCIVTAAQLANAHVDYTSRPAIVFRISAKNERGYGPATQVRWLQDMKTSSSK; this is encoded by the exons atggcggcggccgccgctggGCTGAGCTGGAGGCGGGTGTCTTCCTTTACGGGGCCGGTGCCGCGCTCCCGCCACGGGCACCGGGCGGTCGCCATCCGCGAGCTGGTCATTATCTTCGGGGGAGGCAACGAGGGCATCGCCGACGAGCTGCACGTCTACAACACGG CTACAAATCAGTGGTTCCTTCCTGCTGTAAGGGGAGATATTCCTCCAGGATGTGCAGCACATGGATTTGTTTGTGATGGTACCAGAATACTAGTTTTTGGAGGAATGGTTGAATATGGAAGATACAGTAATGATTTATATGAATTACAG GCAAGTCGATGGCTCTGGAAAAAAGTAAAACCTCAAGCTCCTTCCACTGGATCACCACCTTGTCCTCGACTTGGCCACAGCTTTTCTTTATATGGTAACAAGTGCTATTTATTTGGTGGCCTGGCAAATGAAAGTGAAGATTCAAATAACAACGTTCCCAG ATATTTAAATGATTTCTATGAACTGGAGCTGCAACATGGTTCTGGCGTTGTCGGCTGGAGTATTCCTGTGACCAAAGGGGTCTTGCCATCTCCCCGAGAATCTCACACAGCCATCGTATACTGCAGAAAAGACTTGGGAAGTCCAAAGATGTATATTTTTGGAGGGATGTGTGGCTGTCGGCTAAATGATCTCTGGGAACTTGACATAG aaacaatGACCTGGTCGAGACCAGAAACTAAAGGGACAATACCACTTCCTCGCAGTCTCCATACGGCCAATGTAATAGGAAACAA AATGTATGTTTTTGGTGGATGGGTTCCACAGTCAGCAGGAGGTGAAATTTCTGCTCATGATGGTGAATGGAAATGTACCGGTTCATTTTCTTATCTTAATTTGG ATACCACAGAATGGATAGGTCTGATCTCAGATTGCCAGGAGGACAAAAGTAACTTGTTACCAGGGCCAAGAGCAGGACACTGTGCTGTAGCGGTTGGCACTCGTCTGTATATCTGGAGTGGTAGAGATGGTTACAGAAAAGCTTGGAACAATCAAGTTTGCTGCAAAGATCTTTGGTACCTTGATACTG AGAAACCTCCAGCACCATCACAGGTACAGCTGATTAGAGCTACAACCAACTCTTTTCAAGTGAAATGGGATGAAGTACCTACAGTTGAAGGATATCTTCTTCAGTTACATGCTGATTCACCAGTGCCATCAGTGGCTGGAATACCTGGTACTGGGGTTCCTGAGACATCAGTGCTGAGTTCACAAG GTGGTTCTTCTCTACATCAAAGTCCACAATCATTGCCTAGTGTCCCTTACCCAGAAATGAAGGTGGATCATCCCAGCCAAACAAATAATGTCATTCCTAATAAC GTCCAAGTTTCCCTTTCATCCAACTCATTATtaaaagtagaaggaaaagaaaaggttgcAGCACCTGAAAACAAGATTACACAGGAGACTATGAAAAACCATGCAGATGCTACAGGATTCAAAGAATCAAATGCCCCTTCTCTTTTGCCTGTTTGTACTTCAA gtcCTCAGACTTCAGCAAATGTAGGTGAATTACATGACTTGGACAAACGAACTGTAAATCCTGATGCTTCTGTATCCAGTAGTGTCTCCAGCACACAAACTATGGTAACCCAGCAGGCTGTTAAAACTGAATCATCAAGTACAAATGGGGCAGTTGTTAAAGATGAAACTTCACTAACAACATTCAATTCAAAATCTGAAG CTGCTGAAACTGCTTATATCATGCCTTCGACAAGGGTCAATACTGGACAGACAAATGATTCACACTCCTCT AAAACTCCACAAAGACAGATGGCTCCGGTGAAAACAAGAGACAGGCAGTGGTATGATGTTGGAATTTTTAAGAACAACAGTGCTGTGGTGAGCCAGTTCTACTTGCTGCCAGAGGAAACACTGAGCATCTCTAACAAG aCAGGAAGTGCAGATGTACCAGACTACAGATTACTTAAGAAACAGGATCTTTTTCCAGGCACAGTTTACAGGTTCAGAGTTGCTGCAATTAACGGCTGTGGTGTTGGGCCTTTCAGTAAAATCAGTGAATTCAAGACTTGCATTCCGGGTTTTCCTGGAGCTCCTTCAACAGTCAAAATCACTAAG aGTGTAGACTGTATTCATCTTTCTTGGGAGCCTCCTGCTTCACCCTctggaaatattttagaatattctGCCTACTTAGCAATCCGTTCCACACAATTACAGGAAAATCCAAGTCAGCTTGTATTTATGAGAATATACTGTGGTCTTAAAACGTCGTGTATAGTGACTGCTGCCCAGCTTGCAAATGCTCATGTTGATTACACTTCCCGACCTGCTATAGTGTTCAGAATTTCTGCGAAGAATGAGAGAGGATACGGACCAGCCACGCAAGTTCGATGGCTTCAAG ATATGAAAACATCAAGCTCAAAATAG
- the HCFC2 gene encoding host cell factor 2 isoform X1 — protein MAAAAAGLSWRRVSSFTGPVPRSRHGHRAVAIRELVIIFGGGNEGIADELHVYNTATNQWFLPAVRGDIPPGCAAHGFVCDGTRILVFGGMVEYGRYSNDLYELQASRWLWKKVKPQAPSTGSPPCPRLGHSFSLYGNKCYLFGGLANESEDSNNNVPRYLNDFYELELQHGSGVVGWSIPVTKGVLPSPRESHTAIVYCRKDLGSPKMYIFGGMCGCRLNDLWELDIETMTWSRPETKGTIPLPRSLHTANVIGNKMYVFGGWVPQSAGGEISAHDGEWKCTGSFSYLNLDTTEWIGLISDCQEDKSNLLPGPRAGHCAVAVGTRLYIWSGRDGYRKAWNNQVCCKDLWYLDTEKPPAPSQVQLIRATTNSFQVKWDEVPTVEGYLLQLHADSPVPSVAGIPGTGVPETSVLSSQGGSSLHQSPQSLPSVPYPEMKVDHPSQTNNVIPNNVQVSLSSNSLLKVEGKEKVAAPENKITQETMKNHADATGFKESNAPSLLPVCTSSPQTSANVGELHDLDKRTVNPDASVSSSVSSTQTMVTQQAVKTESSSTNGAVVKDETSLTTFNSKSEAAETAYIMPSTRVNTGQTNDSHSSKTPQRQMAPVKTRDRQWYDVGIFKNNSAVVSQFYLLPEETLSISNKTGSADVPDYRLLKKQDLFPGTVYRFRVAAINGCGVGPFSKISEFKTCIPGFPGAPSTVKITKSVDCIHLSWEPPASPSGNILEYSAYLAIRSTQLQENPSQLVFMRIYCGLKTSCIVTAAQLANAHVDYTSRPAIVFRISAKNERGYGPATQVRWLQGKVGVRHSI, from the exons atggcggcggccgccgctggGCTGAGCTGGAGGCGGGTGTCTTCCTTTACGGGGCCGGTGCCGCGCTCCCGCCACGGGCACCGGGCGGTCGCCATCCGCGAGCTGGTCATTATCTTCGGGGGAGGCAACGAGGGCATCGCCGACGAGCTGCACGTCTACAACACGG CTACAAATCAGTGGTTCCTTCCTGCTGTAAGGGGAGATATTCCTCCAGGATGTGCAGCACATGGATTTGTTTGTGATGGTACCAGAATACTAGTTTTTGGAGGAATGGTTGAATATGGAAGATACAGTAATGATTTATATGAATTACAG GCAAGTCGATGGCTCTGGAAAAAAGTAAAACCTCAAGCTCCTTCCACTGGATCACCACCTTGTCCTCGACTTGGCCACAGCTTTTCTTTATATGGTAACAAGTGCTATTTATTTGGTGGCCTGGCAAATGAAAGTGAAGATTCAAATAACAACGTTCCCAG ATATTTAAATGATTTCTATGAACTGGAGCTGCAACATGGTTCTGGCGTTGTCGGCTGGAGTATTCCTGTGACCAAAGGGGTCTTGCCATCTCCCCGAGAATCTCACACAGCCATCGTATACTGCAGAAAAGACTTGGGAAGTCCAAAGATGTATATTTTTGGAGGGATGTGTGGCTGTCGGCTAAATGATCTCTGGGAACTTGACATAG aaacaatGACCTGGTCGAGACCAGAAACTAAAGGGACAATACCACTTCCTCGCAGTCTCCATACGGCCAATGTAATAGGAAACAA AATGTATGTTTTTGGTGGATGGGTTCCACAGTCAGCAGGAGGTGAAATTTCTGCTCATGATGGTGAATGGAAATGTACCGGTTCATTTTCTTATCTTAATTTGG ATACCACAGAATGGATAGGTCTGATCTCAGATTGCCAGGAGGACAAAAGTAACTTGTTACCAGGGCCAAGAGCAGGACACTGTGCTGTAGCGGTTGGCACTCGTCTGTATATCTGGAGTGGTAGAGATGGTTACAGAAAAGCTTGGAACAATCAAGTTTGCTGCAAAGATCTTTGGTACCTTGATACTG AGAAACCTCCAGCACCATCACAGGTACAGCTGATTAGAGCTACAACCAACTCTTTTCAAGTGAAATGGGATGAAGTACCTACAGTTGAAGGATATCTTCTTCAGTTACATGCTGATTCACCAGTGCCATCAGTGGCTGGAATACCTGGTACTGGGGTTCCTGAGACATCAGTGCTGAGTTCACAAG GTGGTTCTTCTCTACATCAAAGTCCACAATCATTGCCTAGTGTCCCTTACCCAGAAATGAAGGTGGATCATCCCAGCCAAACAAATAATGTCATTCCTAATAAC GTCCAAGTTTCCCTTTCATCCAACTCATTATtaaaagtagaaggaaaagaaaaggttgcAGCACCTGAAAACAAGATTACACAGGAGACTATGAAAAACCATGCAGATGCTACAGGATTCAAAGAATCAAATGCCCCTTCTCTTTTGCCTGTTTGTACTTCAA gtcCTCAGACTTCAGCAAATGTAGGTGAATTACATGACTTGGACAAACGAACTGTAAATCCTGATGCTTCTGTATCCAGTAGTGTCTCCAGCACACAAACTATGGTAACCCAGCAGGCTGTTAAAACTGAATCATCAAGTACAAATGGGGCAGTTGTTAAAGATGAAACTTCACTAACAACATTCAATTCAAAATCTGAAG CTGCTGAAACTGCTTATATCATGCCTTCGACAAGGGTCAATACTGGACAGACAAATGATTCACACTCCTCT AAAACTCCACAAAGACAGATGGCTCCGGTGAAAACAAGAGACAGGCAGTGGTATGATGTTGGAATTTTTAAGAACAACAGTGCTGTGGTGAGCCAGTTCTACTTGCTGCCAGAGGAAACACTGAGCATCTCTAACAAG aCAGGAAGTGCAGATGTACCAGACTACAGATTACTTAAGAAACAGGATCTTTTTCCAGGCACAGTTTACAGGTTCAGAGTTGCTGCAATTAACGGCTGTGGTGTTGGGCCTTTCAGTAAAATCAGTGAATTCAAGACTTGCATTCCGGGTTTTCCTGGAGCTCCTTCAACAGTCAAAATCACTAAG aGTGTAGACTGTATTCATCTTTCTTGGGAGCCTCCTGCTTCACCCTctggaaatattttagaatattctGCCTACTTAGCAATCCGTTCCACACAATTACAGGAAAATCCAAGTCAGCTTGTATTTATGAGAATATACTGTGGTCTTAAAACGTCGTGTATAGTGACTGCTGCCCAGCTTGCAAATGCTCATGTTGATTACACTTCCCGACCTGCTATAGTGTTCAGAATTTCTGCGAAGAATGAGAGAGGATACGGACCAGCCACGCAAGTTCGATGGCTTCAAGGTAAAGTTGGTGTCAGACACAGCATTTAA
- the HCFC2 gene encoding host cell factor 2 isoform X3 encodes MVEYGRYSNDLYELQASRWLWKKVKPQAPSTGSPPCPRLGHSFSLYGNKCYLFGGLANESEDSNNNVPRYLNDFYELELQHGSGVVGWSIPVTKGVLPSPRESHTAIVYCRKDLGSPKMYIFGGMCGCRLNDLWELDIETMTWSRPETKGTIPLPRSLHTANVIGNKMYVFGGWVPQSAGGEISAHDGEWKCTGSFSYLNLDTTEWIGLISDCQEDKSNLLPGPRAGHCAVAVGTRLYIWSGRDGYRKAWNNQVCCKDLWYLDTEKPPAPSQVQLIRATTNSFQVKWDEVPTVEGYLLQLHADSPVPSVAGIPGTGVPETSVLSSQGGSSLHQSPQSLPSVPYPEMKVDHPSQTNNVIPNNVQVSLSSNSLLKVEGKEKVAAPENKITQETMKNHADATGFKESNAPSLLPVCTSSPQTSANVGELHDLDKRTVNPDASVSSSVSSTQTMVTQQAVKTESSSTNGAVVKDETSLTTFNSKSEAAETAYIMPSTRVNTGQTNDSHSSKTPQRQMAPVKTRDRQWYDVGIFKNNSAVVSQFYLLPEETLSISNKTGSADVPDYRLLKKQDLFPGTVYRFRVAAINGCGVGPFSKISEFKTCIPGFPGAPSTVKITKSVDCIHLSWEPPASPSGNILEYSAYLAIRSTQLQENPSQLVFMRIYCGLKTSCIVTAAQLANAHVDYTSRPAIVFRISAKNERGYGPATQVRWLQDMKTSSSK; translated from the exons ATGGTTGAATATGGAAGATACAGTAATGATTTATATGAATTACAG GCAAGTCGATGGCTCTGGAAAAAAGTAAAACCTCAAGCTCCTTCCACTGGATCACCACCTTGTCCTCGACTTGGCCACAGCTTTTCTTTATATGGTAACAAGTGCTATTTATTTGGTGGCCTGGCAAATGAAAGTGAAGATTCAAATAACAACGTTCCCAG ATATTTAAATGATTTCTATGAACTGGAGCTGCAACATGGTTCTGGCGTTGTCGGCTGGAGTATTCCTGTGACCAAAGGGGTCTTGCCATCTCCCCGAGAATCTCACACAGCCATCGTATACTGCAGAAAAGACTTGGGAAGTCCAAAGATGTATATTTTTGGAGGGATGTGTGGCTGTCGGCTAAATGATCTCTGGGAACTTGACATAG aaacaatGACCTGGTCGAGACCAGAAACTAAAGGGACAATACCACTTCCTCGCAGTCTCCATACGGCCAATGTAATAGGAAACAA AATGTATGTTTTTGGTGGATGGGTTCCACAGTCAGCAGGAGGTGAAATTTCTGCTCATGATGGTGAATGGAAATGTACCGGTTCATTTTCTTATCTTAATTTGG ATACCACAGAATGGATAGGTCTGATCTCAGATTGCCAGGAGGACAAAAGTAACTTGTTACCAGGGCCAAGAGCAGGACACTGTGCTGTAGCGGTTGGCACTCGTCTGTATATCTGGAGTGGTAGAGATGGTTACAGAAAAGCTTGGAACAATCAAGTTTGCTGCAAAGATCTTTGGTACCTTGATACTG AGAAACCTCCAGCACCATCACAGGTACAGCTGATTAGAGCTACAACCAACTCTTTTCAAGTGAAATGGGATGAAGTACCTACAGTTGAAGGATATCTTCTTCAGTTACATGCTGATTCACCAGTGCCATCAGTGGCTGGAATACCTGGTACTGGGGTTCCTGAGACATCAGTGCTGAGTTCACAAG GTGGTTCTTCTCTACATCAAAGTCCACAATCATTGCCTAGTGTCCCTTACCCAGAAATGAAGGTGGATCATCCCAGCCAAACAAATAATGTCATTCCTAATAAC GTCCAAGTTTCCCTTTCATCCAACTCATTATtaaaagtagaaggaaaagaaaaggttgcAGCACCTGAAAACAAGATTACACAGGAGACTATGAAAAACCATGCAGATGCTACAGGATTCAAAGAATCAAATGCCCCTTCTCTTTTGCCTGTTTGTACTTCAA gtcCTCAGACTTCAGCAAATGTAGGTGAATTACATGACTTGGACAAACGAACTGTAAATCCTGATGCTTCTGTATCCAGTAGTGTCTCCAGCACACAAACTATGGTAACCCAGCAGGCTGTTAAAACTGAATCATCAAGTACAAATGGGGCAGTTGTTAAAGATGAAACTTCACTAACAACATTCAATTCAAAATCTGAAG CTGCTGAAACTGCTTATATCATGCCTTCGACAAGGGTCAATACTGGACAGACAAATGATTCACACTCCTCT AAAACTCCACAAAGACAGATGGCTCCGGTGAAAACAAGAGACAGGCAGTGGTATGATGTTGGAATTTTTAAGAACAACAGTGCTGTGGTGAGCCAGTTCTACTTGCTGCCAGAGGAAACACTGAGCATCTCTAACAAG aCAGGAAGTGCAGATGTACCAGACTACAGATTACTTAAGAAACAGGATCTTTTTCCAGGCACAGTTTACAGGTTCAGAGTTGCTGCAATTAACGGCTGTGGTGTTGGGCCTTTCAGTAAAATCAGTGAATTCAAGACTTGCATTCCGGGTTTTCCTGGAGCTCCTTCAACAGTCAAAATCACTAAG aGTGTAGACTGTATTCATCTTTCTTGGGAGCCTCCTGCTTCACCCTctggaaatattttagaatattctGCCTACTTAGCAATCCGTTCCACACAATTACAGGAAAATCCAAGTCAGCTTGTATTTATGAGAATATACTGTGGTCTTAAAACGTCGTGTATAGTGACTGCTGCCCAGCTTGCAAATGCTCATGTTGATTACACTTCCCGACCTGCTATAGTGTTCAGAATTTCTGCGAAGAATGAGAGAGGATACGGACCAGCCACGCAAGTTCGATGGCTTCAAG ATATGAAAACATCAAGCTCAAAATAG